A stretch of the Aphis gossypii isolate Hap1 chromosome 2, ASM2018417v2, whole genome shotgun sequence genome encodes the following:
- the LOC114123020 gene encoding vinculin has protein sequence MPVFHTKTIESILEPVAQQVSRLVILHEDAEDGSAMPDLEKPVQAVSRAVMNLIKVGKETISSSDDPILKQDLPSALYRVEGASRLLEEASAMLKQDPYSGPARRKLIEGSRGILQGTSSLLLCFDESEVRKIIRECKKVLDYLAVAEVIESMEDLVQFLKDLSPCLSKVSREVGAREKELTHQVHRDILIRCLDQVKTLAPILICSMKIYIHILSEGGKGAAEAAENRDYLTSRMTGELLEIIRVLQLTTYDEDEWEADNITVMRKALNVIEGKVHTAHDWLQEPLSMPGGLGEKSIRHLLEQAHLISERCSPKVREPIQKLCSEINTMTDALCELRHDGKGATAQAESLSRSIDERIGELVKLVTRAVNDTEKSGVAAKGQQVAHTLGGQLDQARQWLLHPERNDNGLGQRAISLIIDEAHRVADGLPGVQRAEILNLCDEVDTLSRQLNDLCRRGEGNSPQAQQIARKLSHKLDELKKMIQDAVVSRVVEDFVDINTPLKQFTDAVHVPKGTPGREANFADRATRLSDWSKRAGRTGRLVAATGGGGKKLSEALNQAASQLESLGPQLINAGQIRSQYSDNKVAGEHFDNLCSQYADTATHIRNLCDEATDSATFIRLSEDQMRKHAKLCEDAIARHDPNKMVEHTTAIARLGNRVYQVAKQEADNSEDPVFHAKLNRAADILQAAVARMVQDAKPVALNTNNDQAIKRWRESNNVLLDAVRGVRGAITVVPDLYELSIEPEIAPPRPPLPGEQAPPPRPPLPAETDDEDEMFKHAPLPNQPIMAAAHGLHQEVRQWSSKDNKIIAAAKKMALLMGRLSQLVRGQTGTKRDLIACAKAIAEASEEVTRLAKELARECTDKRMRTNLLQVCERIPTIGTQLKILSTVKATMLGAHGSEEDQEATDMLVGNAQNLMQSVKETVRAAEAASIKIRTDTGIRLCWVRRQPWYHY, from the exons ATGCCGGTGTTTCACACGAAAACCATCGAGAGCATATTGGAGCCCGTCGCCCAACag gtatCCAGGTTGGTTATTTTACACGAAGATGCTGAAGATGGAAGTGCTATGCCAGATTTGGAAAAGCCGGTTCAAGCTGTAAGTCGTGCAGTTATGAACCTTATTAAAGTGGGAAAAGAAACTATAAGCAGTAGTGATGATCCAATACTTAAACAAGACCTTCCTTCGGCCCTTTATCGAGTTGAAGGGGCATCTCGTTTACTTGAAGAAGCTTCAGCTATGTTAAAACAAGATCCCTATAGTGGACCAGCTCGGAGAAAACTGATAGAAGGATCTAGAGGAATTTTACAAGGAACATCATCTTTGTTGTTGTGTTTTGATGAATCTGAAGTCAGAAAAATCATAAGAGAGTGTAAAAaagttttagattatttagCCGTTGCTGAAGTTATTGAAAGTATGGAAGACTTAGTGCAGTTTCTTAAAGACTTAAGTCCATGTCTAAGTAAA gtttCTCGAGAAGTAGGGGCTCGTGAAAAAGAACTTACTCACCAAGTTCATCGAGATATACTGATTCGTTGTCTTGATCAAGTGAAAACATTAGCTCCAATACTTATATGTAGCATGaagatttatattcatattcttTCAGAag GAGGTAAGGGTGCTGCTGAAGCAGCTGAGAATAGAGATTATCTCACTAGCCGAATGACAGGAgagttattagaaataataagagTACTACAGTTGACCACTTATGATGAAGACGAATGGGAAGCTGATAACATAACTGTAATGAGAAAAGCCCTTAATGTAATCGAAGGTAAAGTCCATACAGCCCACGATTGGTTACaa GAACCATTATCAATGCCTGGAGGTCTAGGTGAAAAGTCTATTCGCCATTTACTCGAACAAGCTCATTTAATATCAGAACGGTGTTCACCTAAAGTTCGAGAGCCAATACAGAAATTGTGTTCGGAAATCAACACTATGACTGATGCTCTTTGCGAACTAAGACATGATGGAAAAGGTGCTACTGCTCAAGCAGAAAGTTTATCGCGTAGCATTGACGAAAGAATTGGAGAGTTAGTGAAATTAGTTACACGAGCAGTTAATGACACAGAGAAAAGTGGAGTTGCTGCTAAAGGACAGCAAGTAGCTCATACGCTTGGTGGACAATTGGATCAAGCTAGACAGTGGTTGTTACATCCAGAAAGAAATGATAATGGCTTAGGGCAAAGAGCTATTTCTTTGATAATTGATGAAGCACATAgg GTGGCTGATGGACTTCCTGGTGTTCAAAGAgcagaaatattaaatctcTGTGATGAAGTTGATACCTTATCTCgacaattaaatgatttatgtcGCCGTGGTGAAGGTAACTCCCCCCAAGCGCAACAAATAGCCAG AAAATTATCTCACAAGTTggatgaattgaaaaaaatgatacaagATGCAGTGGTCAGTCGTGTTGTAGAAGATTTTGTTGACATAAATACacctttaaaacaatttacagaTGCAGTGCATGTACCAAAAG GAACTCCTGGTAGAGAGGCAAATTTTGCTGATCGAGCTACTAGGTTATCTGACTGGTCTAAACGAGCAGGTCGAACTGGACGACTCGTAGCTGCTACTGGTGGGGGTGGAAAAAAGTTGTCTGAAGCTTTAAATCAAGCTGCCTCACAGCTTGAATCTCTCGGACCTCAGTTAATAAATGCTGGACAAATCCGATCACAATACTCTGATAATAAAGTAGCTGGAgaacattttgataatttgtgtTCTCAATATGCTGATACAGCAACACACATAAGAAATCTTTGTGATGAGGCTACAGATTCAGCAACTTTTATTCGACTATCTG aggATCAAATGCGTAAACATGCTAAACTATGTGAGGATGCTATTGCCAGACATGACCCCAATAAAATGGTGGAACATACAACAGCTATTGCTCGTCTAGGAAACAGAGTATATCAAGTTGCGAAGCAAGAGGCTGACAATTCTGAGGATCCTGTGTTCCatgcaaaattaaatagagCAGCAGATATCTTACAAGCTGCTGTGGCAAGAATGGTCCAAGATGCTAAACCAGTagcattaaatactaataatgatCAAGCTATTAAACGTTGGAGAGAatctaataatgtattgttggATGCGGTCCGTGGTGTACGTGGAGCTATCACTGTTGTACCAGATCTGTATGAATTGTCTATTGAGCCTGAAATAGCTCCACCTCGTCCACCATTGCCTGGCGAACAGGCACCTCCACCAAGACCACCATTACCTGCTGAAACTGACGATGAAGATGAAATGTTCAAGCATGCACCATTACCTAATCAACCTATTATGGCTGCAGCTCATGGACTTCATCAAGAAGTGAGACAATGGTCAAGTAAAGATAACAAGATCATTGCTGCTGCAAAGAAAATGGCTCTTTTGATGGGCAGGTTATCCCAATTGGTTCGTGGACAAACTGGTACCAAACGTGATCTTATTGCTTGTGCTAAAGCAATTGCTGAAGCTTCTGAGGAAGTGACACGTTTGGCCAAGGAATTAGCTAGAGAATGCACTGATAAGAGAATGAGAact AACTTGTTGCAAGTGTGTGAACGTATACCGACCATTGGTACTCAATTAAAGATCTTATCCACAGTCAAAGCAACTATGTTGGGAGCCCATGGTTCAGAAGAAGATCAAGAAGCTACTGACATGTTGGTGGGTAATGCACAAAACTTGATGCAGTCTGTTAAGGAAACCGTACGAGCAGCTGAAGCagcttcaattaaaataagaactgACACTGGTATAAGGTTATGTTGGGTCAGACGTCAACCAtggtatcattattaa